The Heyndrickxia vini genome contains a region encoding:
- the ptsG gene encoding glucose-specific PTS transporter subunit IIBC, which translates to MFKKIFGVLQKVGKALMLPVAILPAAGILLAVGTALTNPTLVDIAPFLDASWVKHVADVMAKAGGIVFDNLALLFAVGVAVGLTGGEGVAGLAAIVGYLIMNVTMGVAKGIGMTDVIGEHVNPAHALVLGIPTLQTGVFGGIIVGLIAAYMYNKFFEIELPSYLGFFAGKRFVPIVTAASAVILGLIMIIIWPPVQHGLNAFSNYMLGSQQTLAAFIFGVIERSLIPFGLHHIFYAPFWFEFGSYTTHAGNVVHGDQTIFMKQIQDGVQNLTAGTFQVGKYPFMMFGLPAAALAIYHEARPEKKKFVAGIMGSAALTSFLTGITEPLEFSFLFVAPVLFGIHAIFAGLSFMTMHLLNVKIGMTFSGGLIDFLLFGVLNKQTHWWWVIPVGLVFAVIYYFGFRFAIRKFNLKTPGREDPEDESTDESAGQPTNDLPYDILEAMGGQENISNLDACITRLRVQVNDVKNVDKNRLKKLGAAGVLEVGNNIQAIFGPKSDTIKSQMKDIMSGKRPRKAITDPDREVQQQIEEVQPDVLQSNVKDNNEEIVSPAKGELKPITEVPDQVFSGKMMGDGFAILPMEGLIASPVNGKIVNVFPTKHALGIMSDGGREILIHVGIDTVNLKGEGFETLVNEGDRVEAGQPLLKVDLEFLKEKVPSIMTPIVFTNLNEGEQVVLEKEGLVEIKESNIVSIK; encoded by the coding sequence ATGTTTAAAAAAATCTTTGGTGTTTTGCAAAAAGTTGGTAAAGCATTAATGCTGCCAGTAGCTATTTTGCCTGCTGCGGGTATTTTATTAGCAGTCGGTACAGCGCTTACGAATCCAACTTTAGTGGATATAGCACCATTTTTGGATGCCTCATGGGTTAAGCATGTTGCCGACGTAATGGCCAAAGCGGGAGGTATTGTTTTTGATAACCTTGCCTTGCTTTTTGCAGTAGGTGTTGCTGTTGGTTTAACAGGCGGTGAAGGTGTAGCTGGTTTGGCCGCAATTGTAGGCTATCTAATTATGAATGTAACGATGGGTGTCGCTAAGGGAATAGGTATGACAGATGTCATTGGTGAACATGTGAATCCCGCGCACGCACTCGTGTTGGGTATTCCGACTTTGCAGACAGGGGTATTTGGCGGTATTATTGTCGGATTGATTGCAGCATATATGTACAATAAGTTTTTCGAAATTGAATTGCCATCATACTTAGGTTTCTTTGCTGGTAAACGTTTTGTTCCGATTGTAACTGCTGCATCTGCGGTAATATTGGGATTAATCATGATTATTATTTGGCCGCCGGTTCAACACGGTCTAAATGCATTCTCTAATTATATGTTAGGATCACAACAAACATTAGCAGCCTTTATATTCGGAGTGATTGAACGTTCATTGATTCCATTTGGATTGCATCACATTTTCTATGCGCCGTTTTGGTTTGAATTTGGTTCATACACAACGCATGCAGGAAATGTTGTTCATGGAGACCAAACGATTTTTATGAAACAAATTCAAGATGGAGTTCAAAATTTAACCGCAGGTACATTCCAAGTTGGTAAGTATCCGTTTATGATGTTTGGACTTCCAGCGGCAGCTTTAGCGATTTATCATGAAGCCCGTCCAGAAAAGAAGAAATTCGTAGCTGGTATTATGGGTTCTGCCGCACTTACCTCTTTTCTAACAGGTATTACTGAACCACTTGAGTTCTCATTCTTATTCGTGGCACCAGTTCTATTCGGTATTCATGCAATTTTTGCCGGATTATCCTTTATGACAATGCATTTATTAAATGTGAAAATTGGGATGACATTCTCCGGAGGATTAATCGACTTTCTTCTATTTGGTGTATTAAATAAACAAACTCACTGGTGGTGGGTTATTCCAGTAGGTTTAGTCTTTGCTGTAATTTATTACTTTGGATTCCGTTTTGCAATCCGCAAATTTAATTTAAAAACTCCTGGTCGGGAAGATCCTGAAGATGAATCCACCGATGAGTCAGCGGGGCAACCAACGAATGATTTACCATATGACATTTTAGAGGCGATGGGTGGACAAGAAAACATTTCTAATTTAGATGCGTGTATCACTCGTCTTCGTGTTCAAGTAAACGATGTTAAAAATGTTGATAAAAATCGATTGAAAAAACTTGGGGCAGCAGGTGTACTTGAAGTTGGTAATAATATTCAGGCAATCTTTGGTCCTAAATCGGATACTATTAAGTCTCAAATGAAAGATATTATGTCCGGAAAAAGACCCCGTAAAGCAATAACTGATCCAGATAGAGAAGTACAACAACAAATCGAAGAAGTGCAACCGGATGTTCTCCAATCTAACGTGAAAGATAATAATGAAGAAATTGTATCACCAGCTAAAGGTGAGCTAAAGCCAATTACCGAAGTGCCGGATCAAGTATTTTCAGGTAAAATGATGGGAGATGGCTTTGCAATCCTACCTATGGAAGGATTAATTGCATCACCTGTGAACGGGAAAATAGTAAATGTGTTCCCGACTAAACATGCACTAGGCATCATGTCTGACGGTGGCAGAGAAATCTTAATCCATGTTGGAATTGATACGGTAAATCTAAAAGGTGAAGGGTTTGAGACACTAGTTAATGAAGGTGATCGTGTAGAAGCAGGACAACCATTATTAAAAGTGGACCTTGAATTCCTAAAAGAAAAAGTTCCTTCTATTATGACCCCAATTGTATTCACTAACCTTAATGAAGGTGAACAAGTCGTATTAGAAAAAGAAGGATTAGTTGAAATAAAGGAAAGTAATATCGTATCAATTAAATAA
- the glcT gene encoding glucose PTS transporter transcription antiterminator GlcT, producing MEAFEVIKVLNNNVVIASNSKYEEVVLIGKGIGFNRKKGDSITKREAEKLFVLKGEVEQIQYKKLLPFIDEDTLEVIISAIELIRKRTEAYLDEHIHIALTDHILFAINRLMKGMAIKNPFNSETKVLYPDEYVIAREVVEMINDTTNIQLPEGEIGFIALHIHSAVTNKNLSEINQYSQLISKLIATIEEQFGIKLNKDEVNYMRLVRHLRYTIDRVLTGEKVNEPEKITSFLKQEYPLCYNLAWKLIKIMQQTLKRPVFDAEAVYLTMHLQRIQNKIK from the coding sequence ATGGAAGCGTTTGAAGTTATAAAAGTTCTTAATAATAATGTAGTTATTGCTTCTAATTCAAAATATGAGGAAGTCGTACTAATTGGTAAAGGAATAGGTTTTAATCGGAAAAAGGGGGATTCCATTACTAAGCGAGAAGCGGAAAAACTTTTTGTATTAAAAGGTGAAGTGGAACAAATTCAATATAAGAAGCTTCTTCCATTTATTGATGAGGATACACTTGAAGTAATCATATCCGCTATCGAGTTAATACGCAAACGTACGGAAGCTTATTTGGATGAGCATATCCATATTGCATTAACGGATCATATACTTTTCGCAATTAATCGTTTAATGAAAGGTATGGCCATTAAAAATCCATTTAATTCTGAAACTAAAGTGTTGTATCCAGATGAATATGTCATTGCTCGTGAAGTAGTGGAAATGATTAATGATACAACTAATATTCAGCTCCCAGAAGGAGAAATTGGTTTCATTGCTTTGCATATTCATAGTGCAGTGACAAATAAAAATTTATCGGAGATAAATCAATATTCACAATTAATCTCTAAATTAATTGCTACAATCGAGGAGCAATTTGGAATTAAATTAAATAAGGATGAAGTAAACTATATGAGACTGGTTCGCCACTTAAGATATACAATTGATCGCGTGTTAACCGGAGAAAAAGTGAATGAGCCAGAAAAAATAACCTCCTTCTTGAAACAGGAATATCCTTTGTGCTATAATCTTGCTTGGAAACTTATTAAGATTATGCAACAAACATTGAAGAGACCAGTATTTGATGCGGAAGCAGTTTATCTAACGATGCATTTACAGCGCATTCAAAATAAAATAAAGTAA
- a CDS encoding NCS2 family permease, producing MKKYFQFDELGTNYRREIIGGITTFLSMAYILILNPLTLSLSSVKDFPDALRMDSGAVFVATALAAAVGTLIMAFLAKYPIALAPGVGLNAFFAYTVILTLGMSWQQALTGVLFSGIIFVILTLFGFREKIINAIPVELKLAVGAGIGLFITFIGLRNAEIIVDNDATLVGLGDLTNGNTLLAIFGIVITIIMMTRGWKGAIFIGMLLTTVAGMIVGLIDVPHKIVGAVPSIAPTFGAPFETLFHHTSDLFTVKMLVVVLTFLFVDFFDTAGTMVAVANQAGLMKNNKLPRAGRALFADSSATVIGSILGTSTTTAYIESTAGVAAGARTGFASVITAVLFLLSLFFFPVLGVITSPVTAPALIVVGVLMVSSLNEIDWKKFEIAVPAFFTIIMMPLTYSIATGIGIGFIFYPITMLLKGRWKEIHPVMYVFFFIFILYFIFIL from the coding sequence ATGAAAAAATATTTTCAATTTGATGAACTAGGGACGAATTATCGACGTGAGATCATTGGTGGAATTACAACATTTTTATCAATGGCATATATTCTTATCTTAAATCCGTTAACATTGTCATTATCTTCTGTAAAAGATTTTCCCGATGCTTTGCGTATGGATTCTGGAGCTGTATTTGTGGCAACAGCACTTGCAGCTGCTGTAGGTACATTAATCATGGCGTTTTTAGCGAAATATCCAATCGCACTTGCACCAGGCGTTGGATTAAATGCGTTTTTTGCTTATACAGTCATATTGACACTTGGTATGTCTTGGCAACAAGCATTGACTGGTGTTTTGTTTTCAGGAATTATTTTTGTCATTTTAACTTTATTCGGGTTTCGTGAAAAAATCATTAATGCCATTCCTGTTGAATTAAAATTAGCAGTGGGTGCGGGAATTGGCTTGTTCATTACTTTTATTGGGCTTCGTAATGCAGAAATTATTGTTGATAATGATGCTACATTAGTTGGACTTGGGGATTTAACGAATGGAAATACGCTTTTAGCTATTTTCGGAATTGTTATCACGATTATCATGATGACAAGAGGATGGAAAGGTGCTATTTTTATCGGAATGCTTTTAACAACAGTGGCTGGAATGATTGTAGGATTAATAGATGTGCCACATAAAATTGTTGGTGCTGTACCAAGTATTGCCCCAACCTTTGGAGCACCATTTGAAACATTATTTCACCACACTAGCGATCTTTTTACCGTTAAAATGTTAGTAGTCGTTTTAACTTTCTTATTTGTAGATTTCTTTGATACGGCGGGCACGATGGTGGCGGTTGCTAATCAAGCGGGATTAATGAAAAATAATAAATTACCTCGAGCAGGGAGAGCATTATTTGCTGATTCTTCTGCAACTGTTATTGGCTCCATCTTAGGAACGTCAACAACAACTGCATATATCGAGTCGACTGCTGGAGTTGCAGCTGGTGCAAGAACAGGGTTTGCAAGTGTAATTACTGCAGTATTATTTTTACTTTCTTTATTCTTTTTCCCGGTTTTAGGTGTTATCACTTCTCCTGTAACAGCACCTGCTTTGATTGTAGTCGGAGTTTTAATGGTATCATCACTAAACGAAATTGACTGGAAAAAGTTTGAAATTGCTGTCCCGGCATTTTTTACAATCATTATGATGCCATTGACCTATTCGATAGCAACAGGAATTGGAATCGGCTTTATCTTCTACCCAATTACTATGCTACTTAAAGGGAGATGGAAAGAGATTCATCCGGTGATGTATGTTTTCTTTTTTATCTTTATCCTGTATTTTATTTTTATTTTGTAA
- the guaA gene encoding glutamine-hydrolyzing GMP synthase has product MPEVTQEMIVVLDFGSQYNQLITRRIREFGVYSELHPHTITVEEIKKMNPKGIIFSGGPNSVYDENSFRCDEAIFDLGIPVFGICYGMQLMTKHFGGKVEPASHREYGKAKINVQPSAGLFKDLPNEQVVWMSHGDLVTETPKDFVVDAVSPSCPIAAMSNKSRSLYAVQFHPEVQHSQYGNDILKNFVFDVCDCSADWSMENFIEIEIEKIRETVGDKKVLCALSGGVDSSVVAVLIHKAIGDQLTCIFVDHGLLRKGEAEGVMKTFADGFHMNVIKVDAKDRFMSKLEGVSDPEKKRKIIGNEFIYVFDDEATKLEGIDFLAQGTLYTDIIESGTATAQTIKSHHNVGGLPEDMQFTLIEPLNTLFKDEVRALGTELGIPDEIVWRQPFPGPGLGIRVLGAISEEKLEIVRESDYILREEIKKAGLDREVWQYFTVLPDIRSVGVMGDTRTYDYTIGIRAVTSIDGMTSDWARIPWDVLELISTRIVNEVNHINRVVYDITSKPPATIEWE; this is encoded by the coding sequence ATGCCTGAAGTAACACAAGAAATGATTGTTGTACTTGATTTTGGTAGTCAATACAATCAATTAATTACAAGAAGAATCCGTGAATTTGGTGTGTATAGTGAACTACACCCACATACAATCACAGTAGAAGAAATCAAAAAGATGAACCCAAAAGGCATTATTTTCTCGGGTGGGCCTAATAGTGTATATGATGAAAATTCCTTCCGATGTGATGAAGCAATTTTCGATTTAGGAATCCCGGTATTTGGCATTTGCTACGGTATGCAGCTAATGACCAAACATTTTGGTGGAAAAGTAGAGCCTGCTAGCCATAGAGAATATGGTAAAGCAAAAATCAATGTTCAACCATCTGCTGGACTATTTAAAGATCTTCCAAACGAACAAGTTGTATGGATGAGCCACGGGGATTTAGTAACGGAAACACCTAAAGATTTTGTTGTTGATGCAGTCAGCCCATCATGTCCAATTGCAGCTATGAGTAATAAGAGTCGTTCTCTATATGCTGTGCAATTTCATCCGGAAGTTCAACATTCACAATACGGAAATGATATATTAAAGAACTTTGTATTTGATGTATGTGATTGTTCGGCGGATTGGTCCATGGAAAACTTTATTGAAATCGAAATAGAAAAAATCCGTGAAACAGTAGGAGATAAGAAAGTTCTTTGCGCACTGAGCGGCGGAGTTGATTCTTCTGTAGTGGCCGTTCTTATCCATAAAGCAATAGGTGATCAATTAACATGTATTTTTGTTGATCATGGCTTATTGCGTAAAGGTGAAGCAGAAGGTGTTATGAAAACTTTCGCAGATGGATTCCATATGAATGTTATTAAAGTCGATGCGAAAGACCGTTTCATGAGCAAGCTCGAAGGAGTTTCTGACCCAGAGAAAAAACGCAAAATTATCGGTAATGAATTTATATATGTATTTGATGATGAAGCGACGAAACTGGAAGGTATTGATTTCTTAGCTCAAGGTACTTTGTATACAGATATTATCGAAAGTGGGACAGCTACTGCACAAACAATCAAGTCACATCATAATGTCGGCGGACTTCCTGAAGATATGCAATTTACGTTGATTGAACCGTTAAATACATTATTTAAAGACGAGGTACGCGCACTTGGTACAGAATTAGGAATTCCTGATGAAATCGTCTGGAGACAACCATTCCCAGGTCCTGGTTTAGGTATTCGTGTTCTTGGAGCGATTTCTGAAGAAAAGTTAGAAATTGTTCGTGAATCCGATTATATTTTACGGGAAGAAATTAAAAAGGCGGGTCTTGATCGAGAAGTATGGCAATATTTCACCGTGCTTCCTGACATTCGCAGTGTAGGAGTTATGGGGGACACAAGAACGTATGATTACACAATTGGTATTCGCGCAGTTACTTCAATCGATGGAATGACATCCGATTGGGCACGCATTCCATGGGATGTGCTAGAACTAATTTCAACACGTATCGTCAATGAAGTTAACCATATAAATCGTGTAGTGTATGATATTACATCTAAGCCACCTGCAACTATTGAGTGGGAATAG
- a CDS encoding transglutaminase TgpA family protein has protein sequence MKLKENNKSLSFILYLFSFFLLLEWIYPLKEVANTGNTSLFIIFIILSFILYLFNAPFFPVIVLKIIFISFSLHHIFFDKPIFGIEWVSILLADIVKNIGLLFARNWGELTNEFRTLLFFILLWLIMYLLRYWVIVRRNVFLFFVMTIVYITVLDTFTPYNSEFAIVRTVVFGFVLLGMLFFQRFVERENVQSTRKLMTKWMIPLSVMIIGSIFIALIAPKASPIWPDPVPYLKSYAGADNNGNKEGIGSGVKKVGYREDDSELGGPFEGDDTVVFNVVTESRQYWRMETKDLYTGKGWKTSKPDTTSSYQQYDKLPISLNEGIDSLSIKNSTAEDEKKFKSAYITMEQRSPNFVHTYGFTNILFERPSSSEKSDNDDAFLVNDTTEKITAIQYNEPFFVREYNIIYQLQRYSIKKMSQVTGENVQFDPRYIQLPEKFPKRITDLAIKLTKDKKNWYDKTKAIEGYLQSGKYKYDQKKVGIPKENQDYVDQFLFETLRGYCDNFSTSMVTMLRSIGIPSRWVKGYSSGDYQGSEGVSRNIYKVTNNNAHSWVEVFFPKVGWVPFEPTMGFINNSVFNNDLTTKSQAASTTPKEEEKVTKKPQKELDSDSEKASSDGFSFANLWKKTTQFLHDHWLFIVFSIIITSLISGLIFIKRSKWLPYILIWKYRARNDTETFSKAYLSLLKQLERFGLQKETGQTLREYARNVDDYFGTQTMHQLTEQYERNIYRGENITADWEQTRELWENLIKKTTG, from the coding sequence ATGAAATTAAAGGAAAACAATAAGAGCCTTTCATTTATTCTATATCTTTTTAGTTTTTTTCTTTTACTGGAATGGATCTATCCTTTAAAGGAAGTTGCAAATACGGGAAATACATCTTTGTTTATTATATTTATAATCCTTTCATTTATTTTGTATTTATTTAACGCTCCATTCTTCCCAGTGATCGTTCTAAAAATCATTTTTATATCCTTTTCGTTACACCATATTTTCTTTGACAAACCGATTTTTGGGATTGAGTGGGTAAGTATTTTGTTAGCTGATATCGTGAAAAATATCGGTCTTTTATTCGCCAGAAATTGGGGAGAACTCACTAATGAGTTTAGGACCCTGCTGTTTTTTATTTTATTATGGTTAATTATGTATCTGTTAAGATATTGGGTGATCGTAAGGAGAAATGTGTTTCTATTTTTTGTAATGACCATTGTTTACATAACGGTCCTTGATACATTTACTCCATATAATAGTGAGTTTGCGATTGTAAGAACGGTTGTTTTTGGATTTGTTCTATTAGGTATGTTATTTTTTCAACGTTTTGTCGAAAGAGAGAATGTACAGTCTACCCGTAAGTTAATGACAAAATGGATGATCCCTTTATCAGTAATGATTATTGGCAGTATATTCATCGCTCTTATTGCACCTAAAGCCTCTCCGATATGGCCAGATCCCGTTCCTTATTTAAAATCCTATGCAGGAGCGGACAATAATGGAAACAAAGAAGGAATCGGATCGGGAGTTAAAAAAGTCGGCTATCGTGAGGATGATTCTGAGTTGGGAGGACCATTTGAAGGTGATGATACGGTTGTTTTTAATGTTGTAACAGAATCGCGTCAATATTGGAGGATGGAAACAAAAGACTTATACACAGGGAAAGGATGGAAAACATCTAAACCGGATACAACGTCATCCTATCAACAATATGATAAGCTTCCAATCTCTCTAAATGAGGGAATTGACTCTCTTTCTATTAAAAATAGTACGGCAGAAGACGAAAAGAAATTTAAATCGGCCTATATTACAATGGAACAACGAAGCCCGAATTTTGTTCATACGTATGGCTTTACAAATATACTATTCGAACGACCATCCAGCAGCGAAAAATCGGATAATGATGATGCATTTTTGGTAAATGATACAACTGAGAAAATCACGGCCATTCAATATAATGAACCATTCTTTGTAAGAGAATACAATATTATTTATCAACTACAAAGATATAGCATAAAAAAAATGAGTCAAGTAACTGGCGAGAATGTTCAATTTGATCCACGTTATATTCAGTTACCAGAAAAGTTTCCAAAACGAATAACGGATCTTGCGATAAAATTAACAAAAGATAAAAAGAATTGGTACGATAAAACAAAAGCAATTGAAGGATATTTACAATCCGGCAAATATAAATATGATCAGAAAAAAGTGGGCATTCCAAAAGAGAATCAAGATTATGTAGATCAATTTCTATTTGAAACATTACGAGGATACTGCGATAATTTCTCTACTTCTATGGTTACAATGCTTCGATCTATTGGAATACCATCAAGATGGGTAAAGGGATACTCATCAGGTGACTATCAGGGGTCGGAAGGTGTTTCACGAAATATATATAAAGTAACGAATAATAATGCACATTCATGGGTCGAAGTCTTTTTTCCGAAAGTTGGCTGGGTGCCTTTTGAGCCAACGATGGGCTTTATTAATAATTCCGTATTTAATAACGATCTGACTACTAAGTCACAGGCTGCATCTACTACACCAAAAGAGGAAGAAAAAGTTACAAAGAAACCACAGAAAGAGCTAGATTCAGATAGTGAAAAAGCAAGCTCAGACGGGTTTTCATTCGCGAATTTGTGGAAAAAAACAACCCAGTTTTTACATGACCATTGGTTGTTCATTGTTTTCAGTATTATCATAACTTCGCTAATTTCCGGTTTGATCTTTATAAAGCGTAGTAAATGGTTACCTTATATTCTTATTTGGAAATACCGCGCAAGAAATGACACCGAAACGTTCTCAAAAGCTTATTTATCACTTTTAAAACAGCTAGAGAGATTTGGGTTGCAAAAAGAAACAGGTCAAACCTTGAGGGAATACGCAAGAAATGTGGATGATTATTTTGGAACACAGACCATGCATCAATTGACCGAGCAATATGAGAGAAATATTTATCGAGGAGAAAATATCACTGCTGATTGGGAACAGACACGAGAATTGTGGGAAAATTTAATCAAAAAGACAACGGGTTGA
- a CDS encoding DUF58 domain-containing protein produces the protein MMKTKIKTWGKLILLIIFLLLTFSYAMFQGGFVSWFLFFSFVPFALYALCIAFYPLSDLVIERTFNKDTYLDGENLNIIIKIDRKYSFPLFFLIIKNTSSLSKENGKHIIFPGFKKHIQLEYSMPNLPRGEHHFDKILIKIGDPIGLFEKEKDYSSEKIILVYPSYVDMIYRSLESRYEQGATASQIKIQNDTTMVAGIRNYEPGDRFTWIDWKATARMNEMKTKEFEERQSNDVSIILDRSPSSSFEECVKFSASIIRTIIHHGGQIGFYSIGQERTIFPIRGGEEYRQQLFHHLAKVKADSNVHISAILDGESAFYQRSASLLIITSNLTQALVEMVKKHVQRTGTVIIFVVKNDIEPFLDDEYQLSSIAARYGVFVNFLHEKDFRSALTGVKQR, from the coding sequence ATGATGAAAACAAAAATAAAAACATGGGGAAAGTTAATTCTTCTCATTATTTTTCTTTTATTAACTTTTTCATATGCCATGTTTCAAGGTGGATTTGTTAGCTGGTTTTTATTTTTTAGCTTTGTACCATTCGCTCTGTATGCTCTATGCATTGCTTTTTATCCTTTAAGTGATTTAGTTATAGAAAGAACGTTTAACAAAGATACCTATTTGGATGGAGAGAATCTTAATATAATCATTAAAATAGATAGAAAATATTCATTCCCGCTCTTTTTTCTTATCATCAAAAATACTTCAAGTCTTTCTAAAGAGAACGGGAAACACATTATATTCCCTGGTTTCAAAAAGCATATTCAACTTGAGTATAGCATGCCAAACTTACCGAGAGGTGAACACCATTTCGATAAAATATTGATTAAAATTGGTGATCCTATTGGGTTATTTGAGAAGGAAAAAGATTATTCATCGGAAAAAATCATTCTTGTTTATCCATCCTATGTAGATATGATTTATCGCTCTTTAGAAAGTCGATACGAGCAAGGAGCTACAGCGTCCCAAATTAAAATTCAAAATGATACAACAATGGTTGCAGGAATACGAAATTATGAACCGGGAGATCGTTTCACATGGATTGATTGGAAGGCGACTGCAAGAATGAATGAGATGAAAACAAAAGAATTTGAAGAACGCCAATCGAATGATGTATCCATCATTTTAGATCGTTCTCCCTCTTCATCGTTTGAGGAATGTGTGAAATTTTCCGCATCAATCATTCGCACGATTATTCATCATGGTGGTCAAATAGGATTTTACTCTATTGGACAGGAGCGCACCATTTTCCCAATCAGGGGAGGGGAGGAGTATAGACAGCAACTATTCCATCATTTAGCCAAAGTCAAGGCGGATAGTAATGTTCATATTTCTGCTATTTTGGATGGGGAATCAGCATTCTATCAACGATCAGCGTCTTTATTAATTATCACTTCTAACTTAACACAGGCGTTAGTTGAAATGGTAAAGAAGCATGTGCAGAGAACTGGAACCGTGATTATTTTTGTAGTAAAAAATGATATTGAACCATTTCTTGATGACGAGTACCAATTAAGTTCTATCGCTGCACGTTACGGAGTGTTTGTAAACTTTCTGCATGAAAAGGACTTCCGTTCGGCTTTAACAGGGGTGAAACAAAGATGA
- a CDS encoding AAA family ATPase translates to MKDTIFHPQLKQVLNNIEKVMIGKSDIAELSLVALLAEGHVLLEDVPGVGKTMMVRALAKSVNAKFKRIQFTPDLLPSDVIGVSIYNPKELEFQYRPGPIMGNIILADEINRTSPKTQSALLEGMEESSVTVDGNTRQLDRPFFVMATQNPIEYEGTYPLPEAQLDRFLLKMKMGYPNINEEIEILNRTQKQAPIDRLDSVITLSELVELQDQVKEVYVDQTLKQYIVELAHYTRNHTNVYLGVSPRGSIALMKASQAYALLHGRDFIIPDDVQYLAPFVFSHRIIIKSEVKYGGKTAEDIVKEVIKFVQVPVQRAVR, encoded by the coding sequence ATGAAAGACACCATTTTTCATCCACAATTAAAGCAAGTTTTAAATAATATCGAAAAAGTAATGATCGGCAAATCAGATATAGCGGAACTAAGCCTTGTTGCACTGTTAGCTGAGGGACATGTTTTATTAGAAGATGTACCAGGAGTCGGGAAAACGATGATGGTAAGAGCATTGGCAAAATCGGTTAATGCCAAATTTAAGAGAATCCAATTTACACCAGACTTATTACCATCCGATGTAATTGGAGTATCGATATATAATCCGAAAGAACTAGAATTCCAATATAGACCGGGACCAATTATGGGGAATATTATCCTAGCTGATGAAATAAATCGTACATCTCCGAAAACACAATCCGCATTACTTGAGGGAATGGAGGAAAGTAGTGTTACAGTAGACGGAAATACCAGACAATTGGACCGACCTTTTTTCGTTATGGCAACACAAAACCCGATTGAATATGAAGGTACATACCCTCTTCCGGAGGCTCAACTAGACAGGTTTCTGTTAAAGATGAAAATGGGATATCCAAATATAAATGAAGAAATAGAAATACTAAATCGAACGCAAAAACAAGCTCCAATCGATCGTTTAGATTCGGTAATTACCCTTTCCGAATTGGTAGAGCTACAAGATCAGGTGAAAGAAGTGTATGTTGATCAAACACTCAAACAATATATTGTAGAATTAGCGCATTACACGAGAAATCATACGAATGTTTACCTAGGTGTAAGTCCTCGTGGATCAATTGCATTAATGAAAGCATCACAAGCATATGCGTTATTACATGGAAGGGATTTTATTATCCCTGATGACGTTCAATATTTGGCTCCATTCGTATTTTCGCATCGAATTATTATAAAATCCGAAGTCAAATATGGCGGTAAAACAGCGGAAGATATCGTAAAGGAAGTTATTAAATTTGTACAGGTTCCCGTTCAAAGGGCAGTGAGATAA